TTCAGCCGGAATATTCACATCCAGAAGCCGGTATCAGTAAACGTAGACCGGAGTGCCAATCGGCACCTGCTCGAACAGGGACATGACGGCAGGGTTCCGCATGCGGATACATCCGTTCGATACGGCGCGACCGATCGAACCCGGCTGGGTGGTGCCGTGAATCCGGATCGCGGTGTCATTGCCATTCGCGTCATAGAGATACAGCGCACGGGCTCCCAACGGGTTTTCCGGACCGCCGGGCATGCCATTGGCGTATTGCGCATATTGTTCCGGCGAGCGCTTGATCATCGCCTGTGTCGGGGTCCAGCTTGGCCATTCGACCTTACGACCGATGCGGGCCTTGCCTTTCCAGACCAGCTCTGCCGTACCGACGGCAACGCCATAGCGGATCGCCCGGCCAGGCGCGATGACGTGGTACAGAAAGAACTCATCCGAAACCACGACGATAGAGCCGACCTCGAAACCCTCACGGATCGGCACTTCGGTCGGTTGATACGGATCTGCCTGCTGCTGGCTCTGC
This sequence is a window from Paracoccus aerodenitrificans. Protein-coding genes within it:
- a CDS encoding L,D-transpeptidase, yielding MNRRQMIALSLPLIAAPSLVLAQAQQSQQQADPYQPTEVPIREGFEVGSIVVVSDEFFLYHVIAPGRAIRYGVAVGTAELVWKGKARIGRKVEWPSWTPTQAMIKRSPEQYAQYANGMPGGPENPLGARALYLYDANGNDTAIRIHGTTQPGSIGRAVSNGCIRMRNPAVMSLFEQVPIGTPVYVY